Proteins encoded by one window of Phoenix dactylifera cultivar Barhee BC4 unplaced genomic scaffold, palm_55x_up_171113_PBpolish2nd_filt_p 000121F, whole genome shotgun sequence:
- the LOC103716005 gene encoding protein timeless homolog has translation MDTEGLSIICAGLGFAEEDENGIVTGYSKSEYCLDNLKDLQRFLRRDDPQRRDVFKQICKWNTVSRDLIPIIEHYQSDWHLVIGAVKILVFLTMPIDPASDDIAQQIEYLWDLKAAMTRNVTVAVIVSLLEDPLEHLECNAFTEDDWKLVQLVLTLFRNLLAIQEITLQQKTSGSATQFMCLTDRFLELMFQENVMDLILVLTQHVDSSAYLQQDNLLLLEIFHYIVLGRDPELIAGASRQGSKVTGDITTSVDSLRSIMEEEGIKRRNMRLRNFERHSQFSGTFTCLTMDGSKTLFKGNPSSASGNGLLNVRKVQRGPLKRTAWDHGSLSLPKESTLELLHNFLNQFLSGGYNVLMQSLREDINKEHQSIQNTDVITFFQLARFVLAFQYRKASSSKKPGIEGPTSEALPDHENVENLSFHGNLCGPIAATINEAMFLLVISKWREAFEGLKETNNHKSLSAAGSLMKSMICMLDLVLKLLPEDAKEPRTARILLYKLFYDQTEQGLTQFLLNLFKSFDTHKQPKSDLADLLEIIHVVLRLMEKLQAHGTLRVSKKSRKVRKKKTQKENDEVEAEKLREHANTWNADEQTNEIGRPTSQPFTNSNNLVTKEPSAISVFVDKGGANQEGNSVPNPVAEPDMPLQDTGHLEDDLSILDRDKENNPIALAYETADSSNDDQLPATTEVDFNISRLVTSFANNAVLHNLCWLLKYYKSNSASTNHYIICMLRRFCDDLEISPMLYQLSLLTTFYAILADEKSTSKAYANIVNFLTKLVRKMLKIMKKQPLLFVEILFWKARKECHCINAEALMSDIANLKKDIRVWDNDEVGLPNGGSIQKSIADSLGDDEADLIPHDIHDQREEILSDGSREDDLCQTKQTMGKRNNKRSTLNNEPEKDRSCRRKRVRAFNKEQELEIKVLFERFKNHRRCSHMIAKALDGDNTYTAAQVSRKLKQLGLLAPQEKRSTNVEKLSCNKEIIDRGEQSDEETLLAIKLRSQRTKSKLLVKETPMTSISQHKETSTGQDSDFKTLSTIFKDMVSQHELGPSHKGEHEAVVFAAMDDRFQAELDNLGNREQDGVNELEDLVDSGDDLLAVPKKIGFKRSLKLVVDDEDD, from the exons atggacaCAGAAGGGCTTTCGATCATCTGCGCGGGCCTCGGATTTGCCGAAGAGGACGAGAACGGGATTGTGACGGGCTATTCTAAGAGCGAGTATTGTTTAG ATAATTTAAAGGATCTGCAGAGATTTCTCCGACGAGATGATCCGCAGCGGAGAGATGTATTCAAACAGATTTGCAAGTGGAACACGGTGTCCCGTGATTTGATCCCGATCATTGAACATTATCAGAGCGATTGGCATTTGGTGATCGGTGCCG TGAAAATTTTGGTGTTCCTTACAATGCCTATAGATCCTGCATCCGATGATATTGCACAGCAGATAGAGTATCTGTGGGATTTAAAGGCTGCAATGACACGTAATGTCACGGTTGCGGTCATAGTCTCTCTTCTTGAAGACCCGTTGGAACATCTGGAATG CAATGCATTTACAGAGGACGACTGGAAGCTGGTTCAGCTTGTGCTTACCCTTTTTCGAAACCTCCTAGCCATCCAAGAAATTACATTGCAGCAGAAGACATCTGGATCCGCTACTCAGTTTATGTGTCTGACAGATAGATTTCTGGAGCTCATGTTTCAGGAGAATGTTATGGACTTGATCTTAGTACTCACCCAGCATGTTGATTCTTCTGCTTATCTTCAGCAAGACAATTTGCTTTTACTGGAGATTTTCCACTATATTGTTCTGGGTCGGGACCCAGAGTTGATTGCTGGAGCTTCAAGACAGGGTTCCAAG GTTACTGGAGATATCACAACTTCTGTAGATTCTCTCAGGTCAATTATGGAGGAGGAAGGGATAAAAAGAAGGAACATGAGGCTAAGGAACTTTGAACGTCATTCACAATTTAGTGGAACATTTACCTGCCTTACCATG GATGGCTCTAAAACATTATTTAAAGGCAATCCATCTTCTGCCTCTGGAAATGGCTTGCTAAATGTTCGTAAGGTTCAACGAGGTCCATTAAAAAGAACTGCATGGGATCATGGGAGCTTGTCTTTGCCAAAGGAGAGTACTTTGGAGTTGTTACACAACTTCTTGAATCAGTTTCTATCAGGAGGCTACAATG TTTTGATGCAGTCCCTTCGTGAAGATATCAATAAGGAGCATCAATCCATTCAGAACACTGATGTCATTACATTTTTCCAGCTTGCTCGTTTTGTTTTAGCTTTTCAATATCGGAAGGCCTCAAGTTCAAAG AAACCTGGCATAGAGGGACCTACATCTGAGGCTTTGCCTGACCACGAGAATGTAGAAAACCTATCATTCCATGGGAATTTATGTGGACCTATTGCAGCAACCATTAATGAAGCCATGTTCCTTTTAGTCATATCCAAGTGGCGTGAGGCTTTTGAGGGATTGAAAGAAACTAATAACCACAAATCTCTATCAGCTGCAGGATCTCTGATGAAAAGCATG ATTTGCATGTTAGATTTAGTGCTGAAGTTATTGCCTGAAGATGCAAAAGAACCTCGGACAGCTCGAATACTTCTATATAAGTTATTTTATGATCAGACGGAACAAGGGTTGACACAATTCCTCTTAAACCTGTTCAAATCTTTCGACACTCATAAACAACCTAAAAG TGATCTTGCAGATTTGCTGGAAATAATACATGTGGTATTACGTCTTATGGAGAAGCTTCAAGCACATGGAACATTAAGG GTTTCTAAAAAATCAAGAAAGGTCAGAAAAAAGAAGACACAGAAAGAAAATGATGAAGTAGAGGCTGAAAAACTGAGAGAACATGCCAATACCTGGAATGCTGATGAGCAGACAAATGAGATTGGAAGGCCTACTTCTCAACCATTTACTAATTCAAACAACTTGGTTACCAAGGAACCTTCAGCAATATCAGTTTTTGTGGACAAGGGAGGTGCTAACCAAGAAGGCAACTCAGTCCCTAATCCTGTTGCAGAGCCTGACATGCCTTTGCAGGATACAGGACATCTTGAAGATGACTTATCTATTTTGGATAGGGACAAGGAGAATAATCCCATTGCTCTCGCATATGAAACAGCAGATTCTTCAAATGATGATCAGCTCCCTGCTACAACTGAAGTTGATTTTAACATATCCAGGTTGGTTACAAGTTTTGCGAACAATGCTGTTTTACATAATTTGTGCTGGTTGCTGAAATACTATAAAAGCAACTCTGCTAGTACAAACCACTACATCATATGCATGCTGCGGCGTTTCTGTGATGATCTGGAGATTTCTCCGATGCTCTACCAG TTATCGCTCCTCACCACATTTTATGCTATACTAGCTGATGAAAAATCAACATCTAAAGCATATGCaaatattgtaaattttctcaCCAAACTTGTAAGGAAGATGTTGAAGATAATGAAGAAACAGCCATTACTTTTTGTTGAGATTCTCTTTTGGAAGGCACGCAAAGAATGCCACTGTATCAATGCGGAAGCTTTAATGAGTGATATTGCCAATTTAAAGAAAGACATCAGAGTTTGGGATAATGATGAAGTTGGTTTGCCAAATGGAGGGTCAATCCAGAAAAGCATAGCGGACTCGCTTGGTGATGATGAAGCTGATCTTATACCACATGATATTCATGATCAAAG GGAGGAAATTTTATCTGACGGATCTCGTGAAGATGATCTCTGCCAAACAAAGCAAACTATGGGCAAAAGGAACAACAAGAGATCCACTTTAAACAATGAGCCTGAGAAGGACAGAAG CTGTAGAAGAAAAAGAGTACGAGCCTTTAACAAGGAACAGGAGCTTGAGATCAAAGTCCTATTCGAAAG GTTTAAGAATCATAGGAGGTGCAGTCACATGATTGCAAAAGCTTTGGATGGTGATAACACATACACTGCAGCTCAAGTTTCTCGTAAACTCAAGCAACTTGGTCTGCTTGCTCCTCAAGAAAAGAGGTCAACTAATGTTGAGAAACTCTCATGCAATAAGGAAATCATTGACAGAGGAGAGCAGTCTGATGAAGAAACTTTACTAGCAATTAAACTAAG AAGCCAAAGAACAAAGAGCAAGCTGTTAGTGAAGGAGACTCCAATGACAAGCATATCTCAGCATAAAGAAACATCTACAGGGCAAGATTCTGATTTCAAGACTTTAAGCACCATATTCAA AGACATGGTCTCGCAGCATGAGTTGGGCCCATCTCATAAAGGTGAACATGAAGCGGTTGTTTTTGCTGCTATGGATGATAGGTTTCAGGCTGAGCTGGATAACCTTGGTAATAGAGAACAAGATGGAGTCAATGAGTTGGAGGACTTGGTCGACTCTGGGGATGATTTACTGGCTGTGCCCAAAAAGATTGGATTCAAAAGGAGCCTCAAGTTAGTTgttgatgatgaagatgattag